One Spiroplasma endosymbiont of Cantharis nigra DNA segment encodes these proteins:
- the xseA gene encoding exodeoxyribonuclease VII large subunit has product MTEMIFKITDFTDMLKEYLEDSNTFKNVNVKGEVANLTLNKTGHIYFSLKDSQSKIDCAIWKTNASIFTNLNIREGTEIIARGSLSYYKPTGKITFVVYDVRVDGIGELALQYDKRYKELKEQGWFLDEFKKPIIKFPKNIGIITAATGDAVKDLITTIKRRYPPVNIFLFPSLVQGDGAAKDIAKKIRQANKFEIKIDTLIVGRGGGSYEDLWSFNEMEVLEAIRESQIPIISGVGHEPDITLTDYVSDFRASTPTAAGEKATPDKDSVLQALSTKTNEFGKILKTKIEKVIIEVNNLSSKLNLSIKNKFNQMINNFKNTSINFNSIIINKLKFINTTFENNISTWKRSLINKLEKNIIELKTYEEKIELQSPYLPLSKGYSILKQDNKVIRSIKEVSKNKIINAVLKDGTVKFKLEEGSE; this is encoded by the coding sequence ATGACAGAAATGATATTTAAAATTACTGACTTCACAGATATGTTAAAGGAATATCTTGAAGATTCAAATACTTTTAAAAATGTAAATGTAAAAGGTGAAGTTGCTAATTTAACTCTTAATAAGACTGGGCATATTTATTTTTCGCTTAAAGATAGTCAATCAAAAATTGATTGTGCAATTTGAAAGACTAATGCAAGTATCTTTACAAATTTAAATATTAGAGAGGGAACTGAAATTATTGCAAGAGGTTCTTTATCATATTATAAACCAACAGGAAAAATAACTTTTGTTGTTTATGATGTTCGAGTAGATGGAATTGGAGAACTTGCTCTTCAATACGACAAAAGATATAAAGAACTAAAAGAGCAGGGTTGATTTCTTGATGAATTTAAAAAGCCAATTATTAAATTCCCAAAGAATATTGGTATAATAACTGCTGCAACAGGTGATGCAGTTAAAGATTTAATTACTACTATTAAAAGAAGATATCCACCAGTAAATATATTTTTATTTCCATCTTTAGTTCAAGGTGATGGAGCAGCAAAAGATATTGCTAAAAAAATAAGACAAGCAAATAAATTTGAAATAAAAATTGATACTTTAATAGTTGGAAGAGGTGGAGGAAGTTATGAAGACCTTTGATCTTTTAATGAAATGGAAGTTCTTGAAGCAATTAGAGAAAGTCAAATACCAATAATTAGTGGTGTTGGACATGAACCTGATATAACTTTAACAGATTATGTTTCTGACTTTAGAGCTTCAACACCAACTGCAGCTGGAGAAAAAGCAACTCCTGATAAGGATAGTGTATTACAAGCTTTATCTACAAAAACAAATGAATTTGGTAAAATATTAAAAACTAAAATTGAAAAAGTAATTATAGAGGTTAATAATTTATCTTCAAAATTAAATTTAAGTATTAAAAATAAATTTAATCAAATGATTAATAATTTTAAAAATACTTCTATAAATTTTAATTCAATTATTATTAACAAATTAAAATTTATAAATACAACTTTTGAAAATAATATTTCAACTTGAAAAAGAAGTTTAATTAATAAATTAGAAAAAAATATTATAGAACTAAAAACTTATGAAGAAAAAATTGAATTACAAAGTCCTTACTTACCTTTATCAAAAGGTTATTCAATTTTAAAACAAGATAATAAAGTTATTAGATCAATTAAGGAAGTATCAAAAAATAAAATTATAAATGCAGTCTTAAAAGATGGTACTGTTAAGTTTAAATTAGAAGAAGGAAGTGAATAA
- a CDS encoding transcription antitermination protein NusB, whose protein sequence is MEKTITILKKRRKNTIQILYRLFLLEEDINKIKQEVLDGFQLDSLDEELNNYIFDILENTLEYKKIISSLLPELWNWTRLPKIIQAILVNAVYEIKKEITPKAIIINESIELTRQYLPSFETAFVNGLLDNIK, encoded by the coding sequence ATGGAAAAAACAATTACCATATTAAAAAAAAGAAGAAAAAATACAATTCAAATTTTATATAGACTTTTTTTATTAGAAGAAGATATAAATAAAATAAAACAAGAAGTTTTAGACGGTTTTCAATTAGATAGTTTGGATGAAGAATTAAATAATTATATCTTTGATATATTAGAAAACACACTTGAATACAAAAAAATAATTTCATCATTATTGCCTGAATTATGAAACTGAACTAGATTGCCTAAAATTATTCAAGCAATTTTAGTTAATGCAGTTTATGAAATAAAAAAAGAAATAACTCCAAAGGCAATAATAATAAATGAAAGTATCGAATTAACAAGACAGTATTTACCGAGCTTTGAAACAGCATTTGTAAATGGTCTTTTAGATAATATAAAATAA
- a CDS encoding lipoprotein gives MKKLLTILTGLSIIVTPATQIVSCKITSDNTFKSFKDIEKFWGTKTHNTIVFNKDTTEAEDTTKENINTEIKQIIANNFTNQKEFNEKFGIGDNNIEEDNIEFKFYKSNTGFPIGEENESEDLITYLEKNFNDNNKHKTIPVYFTYREIKSDGTETEFNKKYLELKFTNIPEMTDGVYKAEDSNGIFGDIENIIKIEKYFFNDLSNLIDKNKPELELTFFKENKNITIKFIKGILKAIKEASENKFDLSNSLEWINVENPHYPSKENKEWKVLSPEEKLYKDLIAIKETSENKKEPKNPNLLNGFIELINKFKSGKEWNTTKESDNWLGLNNKTFVLKE, from the coding sequence ATGAAAAAATTACTTACAATTTTAACTGGCTTATCAATAATTGTTACTCCAGCAACTCAAATAGTTAGTTGTAAAATAACAAGTGATAATACTTTTAAAAGTTTCAAAGATATTGAAAAATTTTGAGGAACAAAAACTCATAATACAATTGTTTTTAATAAAGATACTACTGAAGCAGAAGATACTACTAAAGAAAATATTAATACTGAAATAAAACAAATAATTGCAAATAACTTTACTAATCAAAAAGAATTCAATGAAAAATTTGGTATTGGTGATAATAACATTGAAGAAGATAACATTGAATTTAAGTTTTATAAAAGTAATACAGGATTTCCAATAGGTGAAGAGAATGAATCAGAAGATCTTATTACTTATTTAGAGAAAAATTTTAATGATAATAATAAACATAAGACAATTCCTGTTTATTTTACATATAGGGAAATAAAGTCTGATGGAACCGAAACAGAATTTAATAAAAAATACTTAGAATTAAAATTTACAAATATTCCAGAAATGACTGATGGAGTTTATAAAGCTGAGGATTCAAATGGTATTTTTGGAGATATTGAAAATATAATTAAAATTGAAAAATACTTTTTTAATGATTTGTCTAATTTAATTGATAAAAATAAACCTGAACTTGAATTGACTTTTTTTAAGGAAAATAAAAATATTACAATAAAATTTATAAAAGGTATTTTAAAAGCAATTAAAGAAGCTTCTGAAAATAAATTTGATCTATCAAATAGTTTAGAATGAATTAATGTTGAGAATCCACATTATCCTAGCAAAGAAAATAAGGAATGAAAAGTTCTATCACCTGAAGAAAAATTATATAAAGATTTAATAGCAATTAAAGAAACTAGTGAAAATAAAAAAGAACCTAAAAATCCTAATTTATTAAATGGCTTTATAGAACTCATAAATAAATTTAAATCTGGTAAAGAATGAAACACTACAAAAGAATCTGATAATTGATTAGGATTAAACAATAAAACTTTTGTTTTAAAAGAATAA